The genomic interval CCCTGCAGAGCAGAGAATTAAACTGACACATGTGAGCATGTTTAAACCTGCTATGCTGTGGGTGAGGAGAGGAACCAAATGCAGATTTAGGCAGacaaaaatgataaatggaccggttcttatataacactttaTTACTcgagttgagcactcaaagcactttatgcaacatttttgcatttaagtgctttctgtcgACCATTCACTCTCTGATGAATATATAggaagaaacctggggttgaatatcttgcccaaggatgctttaaCATGTAGACTGgggtagccaggaattgaacctccaaccttcagattagtagatgacctactctagctcctgagccacagccaccccaaaaagTGAGCCTTTTATTGGCCTGAATGCAAAGTCCAAAAGGCGAACGCAGAAGAAATCTTGAAATACACACAGTGAGCCAGAGCAACAAAGGAACTTTCCCCCCCAaatcttttaatttaaataataataattttaagcaACATTATCGCCTTTTACATCAAAGACGTGtcagaaataaaatttaaatttatttattttttataatctCATCATTAATCAGACAGTCTCACTGGGAATAACATTTTTAACAGCAATCTAAGGACAATAAACATTTGTGAGAACATTACAgctgacagaaataaaacaacacaataaacaaGGTACAAATAAACAGCTGCAATAATGATATtaaacatcagatttacaaagtCCAAGAGAAGTTTGCGTATTTATGTAGACTGAGGGGTTTAAAGTTCATTTGAACTCAGAGTAATCAGAGAAATCTGTTCTTACACGGTGACTGAAGTGTTCAACAAAAGAGGAGGTGTGAGGCAGGTCCAGCTGCAGAGctttataaatgaataaaatgtgtgtgtctaCATTTGGCCAGTCTGAGAAAATGTATGCAAAGCTAACAGAATGTAGCATTAATAACACAGcaattaataataatgcatAATACTCAGGGCTAGATGCTAAAATGCTAATgttgcacttcttttttttctatgctgactatatttttgtatttcactATGTTACAGGTCTGCATTACTGATAAATAATCTATATGGGCTCTTCAGTTAGCACACGACACATGCATTAGAGGgtgtaaaaaagaataaaagaactTAACAGAGAAAGTATTAAGAAGATGCAGCACAAAGTTAAATGTAATTACACAGCTacagcacacacagcaacaaCTTAAAATGTAAAGCTGCACAATCTTCAGAGATGACTGCGTTTGTGAACGTCAGTCTTTTCTTTGGACATATCCTGACTTTACAGTAAAtgcaacacatgcacacacacggaTACAGCCAGAGGAAGGGGTTAAGCCTCTTTCTCGACTATatctattgtgtgttttttgtgtgcattaGCGTGTCACAAGGCCGCATAATAGATGCAGTGGATGCTGGTCACAACATTCAGATAAACTGATCCAAATGGACAGGAAGCGACACTGAAGGTGAAATATGTCCTCCATGAAACATCCGTGCCTGAAAAATATGAAAGGAAATGAGCTTTTTGTCACCTGTAATACTGTAATACATTATGTTTGCTTTAGTTTCTGCTAGACTGCACTTAAATATAAGGTTTTCCTCTGACTCAGTGTTGCACCGATTCACTGGTATAAATGTTTGGTCTAAGGTAAATGTGAAAGTATAGGCTACCTGACACAGTTGCCTCAGAACTAGCCATCACCAAGTTATTTTCAATCATGAAGCTGTAGGTGTCGCTGACTCGCACCGACTGCAGCGTGCTGAAGATGCTGAAGATCCCCTCAGAGCTGTTTATGAAAGTGGTGCTCCCATTCAGTTCCTGCTCAGTTTGGTTTAACCATGTAACAGCTGGCTTAGGAAACCACCCGACTGCCTCAGCAGACAGGGTGCCGTTTGAGAATGTGAAAGTGGGGGCTGAAAAAGCTGAAACAAGAAAAGCAGGAAGTAAAAATCATAAGTTAAAGTTAGCTGCTGTAACTGCATTTAAGTGACACAGTAGCAATAATACAATGCGTTGTAAACCGTGTATTAAATGTGCATATTCTGCTAATATATACAATTAAACTGGAAGAACCAGTCAGCCCACCTGCTGTTCTGAGGTAAATGCTGACCTCTCCTCCACCTTTAGAGGAGCTGATGCTGCACGTGTACTCCCCCTCATCACTGCGTTTCACGTTCCTcagcagcagaga from Archocentrus centrarchus isolate MPI-CPG fArcCen1 chromosome 21, fArcCen1, whole genome shotgun sequence carries:
- the vtcn1 gene encoding V-set domain-containing T-cell activation inhibitor 1, with the protein product MASIGQIIFYSMLVIIAILSTLVILFFSLAFSKSQSGVASRSTKPVANLSEDELLSCYLNTETSQDKVTVTWKKKDLTGLVYLYKDGAPALTDQASQFKGRAQLFPEAVVTGNASLLLRNVKRSDEGEYTCSISSSKGGGEVSIYLRTAAFSAPTFTFSNGTLSAEAVGWFPKPAVTWLNQTEQELNGSTTFINSSEGIFSIFSTLQSVRVSDTYSFMIENNLVMASSEATVSGTDVSWRTYFTFSVASCPFGSVYLNVVTSIHCIYYAAL